The following proteins come from a genomic window of Coffea arabica cultivar ET-39 chromosome 11c, Coffea Arabica ET-39 HiFi, whole genome shotgun sequence:
- the LOC113715792 gene encoding pectinesterase inhibitor-like codes for MELSWSHRSSYFPLLLFFLAFLGYYSSCGEATQDLIERVCSKSKDPSFCTKALESDPRSRTANLAGLCQISIDLSTTNAKSTQALVTSLGKKATDKISKEIYNTCLENYTNSISVLGDCTKRLQAGDYAGVNIKASAAQTEVDTCDECFKERKLPEPPTLTNACQKEQKLCNIILVTANMLQGN; via the coding sequence atggagttaTCTTGGAGCCATAGATCATCATATTTTCCAttgcttttatttttcctaGCATTTCTGGGCTATTATTCTTCATGTGGGGAAGCAACTCAAGATCTAATTGAACGTGTTTGCTCTAAATCAAAAGACCCTTCATTTTGTACCAAAGCCTTAGAGTCAGACCCTCGTTCTCGCACTGCAAATCTTGCCGGCCTCTGCCAAATTTCGATTGATTTATCAACCACCAATGCCAAATCAACCCAAGCCCTGGTCACTTCCCTTGGAAAAAAGGCAACTGATAAGATATCAAAAGAGATATACAATACTTGCTTGGAAAACTATACAAACAGCATTTCCGTTCTTGGTGATTGTACCAAGCGATTGCAAGCTGGTGATTATGCAGGCGTGAATATCAAAGCATCAGCAGCTCAAACTGAAGTTGATACTTGTGATGAATGTTTCAAGGAACGTAAACTACCTGAACCACCAACACTTACAAATGCTTGTCAGAAAGAGCAAAAACTTTGTAATATTATTTTGGTTACAGCAAATATGTTGCAAGGAAATTAA